cgggcaagcaccactgaattttcatgtgcttaatttgtgattataattcatctcgtgctttacggtgaaggaaaacatcgtgaggaaacctgcatgtgtctaatttcactgaagttctgccacatgtgaattctaccaacccgcattggagcagcgtggtggaataagctccaaaccttctcctcaaaaagaggagaggaggcctttagcccagcagtgggacattcacaggctgttacggttacggttacggtattaaGGATTCGTCCTAAAATTTCTTTAGTATTATCCTTTAAtctactatatttataaatgaatattgcatatatttatatactttaatttgcatttgtatatattatttaagataaaaaatatatataataaaactgattcattcttatttactataatttaattatatgaagtTAGCGTTGACAACCCTAATCGGACgcgtgatttgttttttttttattctttgaaaacatgtgtatttaattatcgGCAATGGGAAATGTCTGATGATATCACCGAATGGCTAAAGGCTTACTGTTAAACGTTTAACCATTTAACCATAATATAATTAGACATgcctgttattataatatgatcttgtattaaaatatatgcaacaACATTTTAATGTGCACAGTGGTTTTTCCATATTTCTCTTTtgcttgaatatttaaaaaaaagtcattgtgtttaaaatatatatatattacaaaatacattcgtacttttactgtttttatttaaaatattgttgaaaaatattttcatgtttttaccTCAACGTACTTTACCTTGAATAAAAATAGTcttgtagaatattttttaatttagtttaatattttttcattaatatacttTACAAATACATAAGCCATAAACacttgttacaaaaataaagtCTCAGAAAAATTTCAACACATTCATAATTTAGTtagtatcatatttaaataaatacttaatactcAGGGAAGGAAgctaatgtttttgtatttactaTGTCTCAACGGATAGACAACAAAACCAAGTCAAATTGTGCAACTGCCATTTCGCAAGATAACTCCTTGATGATCACTTAGCGCAGTCGGTGTTAGCCTTacgaaaattatttcattataacagCAAAACCCTTTAAACTTCTTTTTCTCTCTTCATAACCTACACTTCCTAACAATTCGGTCATCGGCGTCGTAACAAAATGCgggtattttatacttttaaaatatagaacGAATTTATCTGTGAAAATAGAAATGCATTTTtaacaatgtattttaaaaattaataacatttatccGTCATCCGTCCTGGATTAATCGTTGCGttcatttaataatagataagttaccaataattaaaaaaaatcgatttaagTATAGCGATATTCAAAACAATGTAGCTTAGAAACGTACTGTACCTATGTATATGAGATATCCAGCGGAAAAGCTTAAATTATtcaagtttttcttttaaaaaatatgaaataaaatcagtCAGTTTTAGTAGGTACCTATGTAACATAAACTGCAAGACTGAGCGTCTGAGCTCATTTACTcatcaaaaattttaaacactGAAGGATCTTGGAAGAAAAAACGTGACTGACGTTACCTTCACATCTCAATTAACATACAAGGCAATTAAAAAGCTTTATATTTCAAGTTTCTTTAAGAATTAAGTCGAGGGTTCAAATATAGCTGTAAGCATTAGCGTAAAGCTGTTTCTGACATTTTTAACCTTAAGATTCAGAGACAATGAATTACTTCGGTTGCGTGGTTTTACGAAATATGTATAAGGTACAATAACATGCTCCAATATACTCCTTCAATTACTCTATATTGAAAATTTCATATTGAACATTATTAACgagttattaattacataatacatctaactatataaatacgtacagcgacaaaaactaataaatatatttgtaatcattattgtttatagaattcgatacaaacatttaacataGGTACGTTAGGTTTTCCTTACCTCATTATTAAAGCGTAATAAACTCTATAGAAGGAAGCGCTTCCTTGTTCTTGTAATTTCCTCTTTATACTCCATAGCGCCATAAAGAACGTGACTTCTAAGATGCAGTCAGGGTCAAACAAAGTCGAATTTAATGGCACATTGTTtaaaaccgcaacacaacaacaACATTTATGACTGATCTATAGTAAAATATGTCTACTACTACAATCGTCATTTTActcttattgataatataaattaaattgtcgaagtattaaattatcaagtttcgtgaaattattatttttgtttgttgtaaCACTGTTTTTGTTCAACAAACATAGgagaatcaaaatcaaaatattttttattcaaatagacttttacaagtgtTTATGAATCGTTAAGCGCTACCACCgtttcggaatgtggattccaccgagaagaaccgacaagaaactcagtagttactctttttattacaaaaacacaaatttgtattaattacattCACTTAGTTCCTGGACGAGatccaataattatttaattttcgtcACACGTATATTCAGTAACAGAGTAATaggctttactaataagattattttttctaactAATTGAAGTCCGCTTTGTGGCAACTCAAGTGTAGACtgcggattttttttaaaatgcgtATATCTAGCCCTAAAAACGattgattaactttattaagacATAACCTtggaatgattattttatttattttatttctagtattaaatttatgtatatcacTTTTCTTTgtgtaatgattaatatttttacctatATACTATTTGCATAAATATACGGCGATGCAACTGTCATAATACCAATATTCCTAAACGCATCTCTGAGGGAAGCTCTAGCTCTAATTATAAATAGTCCGTATGGCCCTTTTTTGGATATTGAAAATCGATTCAATGTCAGCCGCTTTACCCCAAAGAAGGATGTCGTAAGACATAATACTGTGGAAATAACCGAAATAAACGATCCTGGCAGTTTTAATATCTGTCAATTGCCTAAACTTCCTTATAGCCTAAACTGCGGAGCTGTGCCTACCTGCTAGAGAAGACAAATGGGGACTCCACTGGAGCTTTGAGTTTAAGATTATACTCAAGAATCTGGTGGAGttaacaatttcaagatcaatattattcatttttaaaagcaaccaatatttttttacatttggcATTGTAAATATTACGTACTAAGTTTACAATACATTAagctaaattaattacattaatttaattacattaagcTAATATTGAACTTCATTCcatgtaggtatttttttaattattaaaaacgtatTCTTTTTGATGCAGACTGAATTAGAATAAAAGAACAATTAAAATGCCGAGATTTAAGACGATTATGGTCACGGGTGGTGCCGGTTATATTGGCAGCCATTGTGTGGTGGATCTCTTGGAAGCGGGCTACGAAGTTGTTGCTATAGATAATTTTGCAAATGCTGTGGGCGATGAAGAAGGTTCTCCGGCTCTCAAACGAGCCGAAGAGATAGCGGGCAAGAAAATAACGTTTTACGAAGCTGATTTACTAGACAAACCGCAAATCAACGATATTTTTGATAAGGTAAAAATGCATTGACACTATGTTTTGCAATACACGACTTAagctacattaattaaaatatccaaATACATAGTTATccttatttactggtggtatggctttgagcaagctcgtctgggtagataccacctactcatcagatattctaccgaaaaacaccagtacttgatattgttgtgttccggtttgaagggtgaatgagccagtgtaattacagacacaagggacataaaattttccttcccaaggttgttggcccATAACACATGGCACATGTtagcgatgattgacatttcttacaatgccaatatctaaaggggttggtgacaacttaccatcaggtggcccatatgcttgtccgccttcctagtctaatatatatatatttatatatataatcattttatatgtcACCACGAATTTTTTTTcgcaatataaatacatacaaaactgTTTAATCCTACTTCTTAAAATGACTGGATTACTTgaagacttttttttaagttagtatCAATCCAAGATTTGATCGATTCGAATTCGATTGGTCTGTTTTTTCGATCTTACTTGCACAGATgtcaagttaaatttaaattcgtcTTGAGGATATTTTCGATATATTTGCGTCGAGATATAACCATGGGCTTTGTCAGCGATTTCcatatcaataaattttcaatcaCCAAATTGGACaccgttacttttttataatactgtaATACCATATAGATAATGTCTTTCATTCGACTTTATTTTAGCATGATGTGGACTGTGTCATCCACTTTGCAGCCTTAAAGGCGGTCGGTGAATCTATGCAACAACCTCTTCTATACTACCAAAACAACTTACTTGGTATGCTCAATTTATTAGAGGTAAGGAAGGCACCAGCATGTTtcctttattattaactttttttttgttattgtttctaAACTTAATCTTTATCAATTTGATAAAACTTTCAATGATAACCTCGTTATATACTGGCTATTgtttacaagattaaaaaaaacgataaattttCCTCATTggaacgcacagacaaacactTAACACGCACTTGCAAATCACATTAATAATAAGGttcgattaaattttaaatatttgcttattcgttttattaattaaaaaatcaaatacctTATCCATTAAAAAAGTCGTATTTATAGGTTTGATTTAAcctatcaaatttatataaccCTGATAATATGACATTTTCAAAGTTTATgattgaaatgtatataatttataagaaattataatatccttGTAGAGGGAACGGATTCCTTTCGTTTTGAACTTTTGCTTGTTACACGCAAAAGCCATCGCCATCCATTAAGGCTACTAACAtttcttcaattattttttaagcaactAAACTTACCAATTTATCGGAATGTTTGTAGGTAATGCGCTCACATAACTGCTATCAAATAGTGTTTTCTTCATCTTGCACGGTGTATGGCGAGCCGGAACATCTACCCATCACTGAAACTCATCCTACCGGCAGCATCACAAACGTATACGGAAGAACTAAGTACTTTATTGAGGAAATGCTTAAAGATTTAAGCGCCGCTGATGAGGTAAGTTATGAAACATTCAATACATTGAATGATCTATCTTGGATCCTAAATTCTAATGAATTGCCTAAACactcttaaaaaatattgacactAGTGGTCATACAGCTATGACCAAGGTTGTCACACCGATTTCAAACACAactgtatgtttatataatacatatattctcgaaaaaaacattatatatatacctaatatttaAGGTTATTTGGTAGAATCcaaaaacaacaattaatcTTTATCGTACACcacatatataacaattacaatacACATAAACGAGGGTAGATGtacaaaaacaaactaataaccAAGAGAGCGATGTTTTAGAATTAAGAGAACCTTAAGACTCGACATAGAAGTAGCagcatttaaaacaatacacaaataatattgaataaatgtatattatattaacaatattatcaatataaaaatatacttaatgacatgtttaaaatatattggtaCATTAACTAGCTGAGCACCTGTTGAATCTTCtatcttaatataaaacaactagGCCAAGTGTGTCGCTCCGACCGTCCGACATAATCGCTATCTCGCAAAAAATATCTTTCACAACCGGTCTGACTAGCCTAATTATGCGCCtactatttaaacattaatttcgaTGAAGTTCAAGGATCTTCGTTGTTCCGTCTTTCCAAATCAATAACGAACCATATTAAGATTgaggaaatgtttttttattatacatacttaCCTATCCCAATAAAAATATGAGATAGGGCGTCatctttcttatatatatttgttttctaaACATTTAACAGCATACGAACAATACACAAACATATTAAATGTTtgtgtattgttttgtttaaatcgATATTACATATAAGAGGCATAGCACGAAAATAGGTTTTGCTTGTGACACGGAGGCATTTTCAATTCAtggttaaaatgaaaaaaatactgtcATAACGGTGAACATAACTTTGTTATGAACGctacaaagttttaaaaatggaaataatataattaatttttataaggtcttataaaatagattttttacaacaataatgcaaaatgttgaaaatttttGTAAGTTATAAAGAAAACGCAACATAATGTATTCAtcctattaattttaaaaatatctgtttaCAGAAATGGAACATAATATCACTCCGCTATTTTAACCCTGTGGGCGCGCACCCCTCGGGGCTAATTGGAGAAGACCCCACCAAGGAGTTCACTAATCTTATGCCTTTCATGGCTCAAGTGGCGCTTGGCAAAAAACCCGTGCTCACGATATTCGGCAATGATTATAATACACCTGATGGAACAGGTAAAGTTGACAGCTTAGACCTTGAGGTTTTCCCGAAGAAATTAAACTTTCTGTTACACCCCTACTTTACATGGGATAACGCTGAGTAACTAACTCACATTGCAGTGTCAGCGTTATTATTTTGAGGCATAGAAGTAAGGCTCGGCAGGAGTCAGTCTCTTAACTCGCACGCGACGGTTgcctaacaatttattattattattatatataattattttaagtctattttcataattaatatatactaataagtttataatcactattttatgttttaaaccTATTACTttacatacaatacatatacGTACGTACGTTAGGggataattagttaaacaatgtatacaaacatttttacaacattctttaactaatcaccgccttttctttctaatgtcaaatctaTGAACACAGAACGAGATAAATAAGTGTTTAAGCgacagttttaaaaaaaatgtaa
This genomic stretch from Nymphalis io chromosome 17, ilAglIoxx1.1, whole genome shotgun sequence harbors:
- the LOC126774758 gene encoding UDP-glucose 4-epimerase-like, with translation MPRFKTIMVTGGAGYIGSHCVVDLLEAGYEVVAIDNFANAVGDEEGSPALKRAEEIAGKKITFYEADLLDKPQINDIFDKHDVDCVIHFAALKAVGESMQQPLLYYQNNLLGMLNLLEVMRSHNCYQIVFSSSCTVYGEPEHLPITETHPTGSITNVYGRTKYFIEEMLKDLSAADEKWNIISLRYFNPVGAHPSGLIGEDPTKEFTNLMPFMAQVALGKKPVLTIFGNDYNTPDGTGIRDYIHVMDLANGHVAALNLLSENHVRLKVYNLGTGKGVSVKELVEVFERVTSTKIPIKYVARRLGDITAMWADPTLAKEELGWTTKRSVEEMCTDFWRWQTINPDGYPKKNKTTVIVVNGKS